The proteins below are encoded in one region of Clostridium fermenticellae:
- a CDS encoding cyclic lactone autoinducer peptide, with translation MKSFKKYFLKKSMKLIGSVALLLGGIVMTPTSLISGHQPKCPDEFLK, from the coding sequence ATGAAATCTTTCAAAAAATATTTTCTTAAAAAATCTATGAAACTTATAGGTTCTGTAGCATTACTACTAGGTGGAATTGTCATGACACCAACATCACTTATAAGCGGTCATCAACCAAAATGTCCTGATGAGTTTTTAAAATAA
- a CDS encoding S66 peptidase family protein: MGVVTLGSPLSSYTINIGIETLRNMGFNVVSGDYLYSHNGYVAATAQQRASDLMEMFRNSNVRAIIPSRGGVGVAGIIPYLDYDFIAKNPKIVTGYSDMTILLNVLYEKSNLITFHSLLLIDFKPSTPEYNISQFFDATSSLTAPRKLENPPGMPLISRVAGNVTGVIVGGNLTSFVDNLGTSFEIDTKGKILLIEEVSEPINRVYRYINHLILAGKLEDCAGIIMGQCTNCKSSYGKSYEDLINEVIVPLNKPLMTNLASGHGIYKMAIPIGARANLNTYNNTLTILEPTVRA; the protein is encoded by the coding sequence ATTGGAGTAGTTACTCTGGGGAGTCCACTGTCTTCGTATACTATTAATATTGGTATAGAAACACTTAGAAATATGGGATTTAATGTAGTCTCGGGAGATTATTTGTATTCACATAATGGATATGTTGCAGCTACAGCGCAGCAGAGGGCATCCGATTTGATGGAAATGTTTAGGAATTCAAATGTTAGAGCCATAATACCATCAAGAGGCGGAGTGGGTGTTGCAGGTATTATACCTTATCTGGATTATGATTTTATAGCGAAAAATCCCAAAATTGTAACAGGATATAGTGACATGACGATTTTATTAAATGTGTTATATGAAAAGTCTAACTTGATAACTTTTCACAGTCTTCTTTTGATAGATTTTAAACCGAGTACTCCAGAATATAACATAAGTCAATTTTTTGATGCGACATCTTCACTTACTGCACCAAGAAAACTTGAAAATCCTCCTGGAATGCCTTTAATAAGTAGGGTGGCTGGCAATGTTACGGGGGTTATAGTAGGCGGAAATCTTACTTCTTTTGTAGATAATCTTGGAACTTCATTTGAAATCGATACTAAAGGAAAGATACTTTTAATTGAAGAAGTCAGTGAACCTATTAATAGAGTATATAGATATATAAATCATTTGATATTAGCGGGTAAACTTGAAGATTGCGCTGGAATAATTATGGGTCAGTGTACGAACTGTAAATCTTCATATGGTAAGTCATACGAAGATTTGATAAATGAAGTTATTGTTCCACTCAATAAACCTCTTATGACAAATCTGGCATCAGGACATGGTATTTACAAAATGGCCATACCGATAGGGGCTAGAGCTAATCTCAATACGTATAATAATACACTTACGATACTTGAGCCAACAGTGAGGGCATAA
- a CDS encoding AAA family ATPase produces the protein MLKIAVYGKGGIGKSTITSNLSAAFAVLGKKVIQIGCDPKADSNINLLGGEPLMPVMNYMREFDEDPEKIEDISKIGFGGVLCIETGGPTPGLGCAGRGIITTFSLLEDLNLFETYKPDVVLYDVLGDVVCGGFAVPIREGYAEKILIVTSGEKMALYAANNINSAVKNFEDRNYAKVFGIVFNHRNIDDEEKKVKDFANKIGLPIVGDIPRNNDINYFEEQGKTVVEGDPELDISKRFFDLAKLLIKSEEEK, from the coding sequence ATGCTGAAAATAGCTGTATATGGAAAAGGCGGTATAGGAAAATCAACAATTACAAGTAATCTGTCAGCAGCATTTGCTGTGCTTGGGAAAAAGGTTATTCAGATAGGATGTGATCCAAAAGCGGATTCTAATATTAATTTGCTTGGAGGAGAACCCTTAATGCCTGTAATGAATTATATGAGGGAATTTGATGAGGATCCAGAAAAAATTGAGGACATTTCAAAAATAGGTTTTGGAGGTGTACTTTGTATAGAAACAGGAGGACCAACACCTGGACTTGGCTGTGCTGGAAGAGGTATTATTACTACTTTTAGTTTACTTGAAGATCTCAATCTTTTTGAAACATATAAACCTGATGTTGTACTTTACGACGTATTAGGAGATGTAGTATGTGGAGGTTTTGCAGTGCCCATTCGTGAGGGGTATGCTGAAAAAATATTAATAGTGACTTCTGGAGAAAAAATGGCACTTTATGCAGCTAATAATATAAATAGTGCAGTTAAGAATTTTGAAGACAGGAATTATGCAAAGGTATTCGGAATTGTATTTAATCATAGAAATATAGACGATGAAGAGAAGAAAGTTAAAGATTTTGCAAATAAGATAGGACTTCCAATTGTAGGTGATATTCCAAGGAATAATGATATAAATTATTTTGAAGAACAGGGGAAAACTGTAGTTGAAGGAGATCCAGAACTTGATATAAGCAAGAGGTTTTTTGACTTAGCAAAACTACTGATTAAAAGTGAGGAAGAGAAATGA
- a CDS encoding nitrogenase component 1, with product MKGLRKYIQPFAPDQSGASAVLYKLGGIIVICDAGGCAGNICGFDEPRWSKEKSAIFSAGLRDMDAILGRDDKLVSKLYDVSQKIEAKFAAVIGTPVPSVIATDYKAIKRMAEKKLNIPIITIETTGMDLYDVGAEKAYLEIFSTFAKDGLCIDEKSVGVIGAIPLDMTSFYDADRIKGYLKGKGFDNVYCYGMDADLKEVEKAGTAKKNIVVAPSGLKAAKYLRERFKTPYEVCYPVEFDVIKNEEGNFKNFYNKNILIVHQQVIANSIRDKINKITNTRVTVASWFMLKEEFREEQDIFLKEEDQFIKLVRQGNFDVIIGDEAFKRAVPDFKGEYIKLPHFAVSGRM from the coding sequence ATGAAAGGATTAAGAAAATATATACAGCCCTTTGCACCTGACCAATCCGGTGCATCGGCAGTTTTATATAAACTTGGAGGAATCATAGTTATATGTGATGCTGGAGGCTGCGCAGGAAATATATGTGGTTTTGATGAACCTAGATGGTCAAAAGAGAAAAGTGCAATTTTTAGTGCTGGTCTTCGTGATATGGATGCTATTCTAGGACGTGATGACAAGCTTGTCAGTAAACTTTACGATGTATCACAAAAAATTGAGGCAAAATTTGCAGCAGTCATTGGAACACCAGTACCATCAGTTATTGCAACGGACTATAAGGCTATAAAAAGAATGGCTGAAAAGAAATTGAATATACCAATAATCACAATTGAAACTACAGGTATGGATTTATATGATGTCGGAGCCGAAAAAGCATATCTAGAGATATTTTCTACTTTTGCAAAGGATGGACTTTGCATAGATGAAAAAAGTGTCGGCGTAATTGGTGCAATTCCCCTTGATATGACTTCTTTTTATGATGCGGATAGAATAAAAGGATACTTAAAGGGAAAAGGTTTTGACAATGTATATTGTTATGGTATGGATGCTGACCTTAAAGAGGTAGAAAAAGCAGGTACTGCAAAAAAGAATATAGTTGTGGCTCCTTCCGGGTTAAAGGCTGCAAAGTATTTGAGAGAAAGGTTTAAAACACCATATGAAGTATGTTATCCAGTAGAATTTGATGTAATTAAAAATGAAGAAGGTAATTTTAAGAACTTTTATAATAAAAATATTCTAATAGTACACCAGCAGGTTATAGCAAATTCTATAAGGGATAAGATAAATAAAATCACTAATACCCGAGTAACAGTGGCATCATGGTTTATGCTGAAGGAAGAATTTAGAGAAGAACAGGATATTTTTCTTAAGGAAGAGGATCAATTTATAAAACTTGTAAGACAGGGAAATTTTGATGTGATTATAGGCGATGAAGCTTTTAAACGTGCTGTGCCTGATTTTAAGGGAGAGTATATCAAGTTACCACATTTTGCAGTATCAGGAAGGATGTAA
- a CDS encoding accessory gene regulator B family protein, which produces MDRFIATLIRKISESNPEFSELQLKKMEYGLICTFDEITKLIPYFIVFWIFSIQNYYLIALIFFCPIRLFSGGYHARTYWGCFFMSFLIFCAIILFGKYLTINHYILALLLLTCFILICIFSPVDNINKKIKSKKRRKKLKYYSIIITLILIIICYLIPDKFLTTAVISIISATILMIAGKLSFLN; this is translated from the coding sequence ATGGACAGATTTATAGCTACTTTAATTAGAAAAATTTCCGAATCCAATCCTGAATTTTCGGAATTACAATTAAAAAAGATGGAATATGGACTAATTTGCACCTTTGATGAAATTACAAAACTAATTCCATACTTCATCGTATTCTGGATATTTTCTATTCAAAATTATTATTTGATTGCTCTAATATTTTTTTGTCCAATTAGGTTATTCTCAGGTGGATACCATGCAAGAACTTATTGGGGCTGCTTTTTTATGAGTTTTCTAATATTTTGTGCGATAATTTTATTCGGTAAATATTTAACAATTAATCATTATATTTTAGCTTTGCTCTTACTTACATGCTTTATATTAATTTGTATTTTTTCTCCTGTGGATAACATAAATAAAAAAATAAAAAGTAAAAAACGTAGAAAAAAACTTAAATATTACTCTATAATAATTACCTTAATTTTAATTATAATATGTTATCTTATTCCGGATAAATTTTTAACTACAGCTGTAATTTCTATTATAAGTGCAACAATATTAATGATTGCAGGTAAACTATCTTTTTTAAATTGA
- a CDS encoding nitroreductase yields the protein MNETLKVLKERRSCRKFQQKQIKKEELDAILEAGIYAPTGAGKQSPIIVVIQDKETIEKISKLNAAIAGTTLDPFYGAPTLLVVLADKKVITYVEDGSLVMGNMLNAAHAVGLGSCFIYRAKEEFETEEGKALLMAWGIQENYVGIGNCILGYAADGGIAPAMSRKNDYIIRV from the coding sequence ATGAATGAAACTTTAAAAGTTTTAAAGGAAAGAAGAAGCTGCAGAAAATTTCAGCAAAAGCAGATCAAAAAAGAAGAATTGGATGCCATTCTTGAAGCTGGTATTTATGCACCGACGGGTGCGGGAAAACAGTCACCTATTATTGTTGTCATACAAGACAAAGAGACTATTGAAAAAATTTCTAAATTAAATGCAGCTATTGCAGGAACTACATTGGACCCATTTTATGGAGCTCCGACTCTACTTGTTGTACTTGCTGATAAAAAAGTTATAACTTATGTTGAAGATGGATCACTTGTTATGGGTAATATGTTAAATGCAGCTCATGCTGTAGGATTAGGCTCTTGTTTTATTTACAGAGCGAAAGAAGAATTTGAAACAGAAGAAGGCAAAGCATTATTAATGGCATGGGGAATACAAGAAAATTATGTTGGAATTGGAAATTGTATTTTGGGATATGCAGCTGATGGTGGTATTGCTCCAGCTATGTCTAGAAAAAATGATTATATTATCAGAGTTTAA
- a CDS encoding alpha/beta fold hydrolase yields the protein MGYYVQVEPEVKVYVEDINPFGNKTIVFLHGWPANHNLFEYQFNILPRYGYRCIGIDQRGFGKSDKPFTGYDYNTLSDDISQVIKTLKLKKFMLAGHSTGGAIAVRYMLRHKGYGVSKLALFAAAVPSLIKRTNFPYGLEKETVINIINQTYEDRPKMLSDFGDIFFFQHVTEPFVSWFLNLGFKAASWATIEVANTWIQEELFKDLTSIRVSTLILHGIHDKIVPFELGEIQEKSIKNSLLIPFQYSGHGLFYEEKDKFNKELMKFF from the coding sequence ATGGGCTATTATGTTCAAGTAGAACCAGAAGTAAAAGTATATGTTGAGGATATTAATCCTTTTGGAAACAAGACTATAGTATTTTTACATGGTTGGCCTGCAAATCATAATTTATTCGAATATCAATTCAATATACTTCCAAGATATGGTTATAGATGTATAGGTATAGATCAAAGAGGATTCGGCAAATCAGATAAACCATTTACAGGTTACGATTATAATACATTGTCAGATGATATCAGTCAGGTTATTAAAACTTTAAAATTGAAAAAATTTATGCTCGCTGGTCATTCCACAGGTGGGGCTATTGCTGTAAGATATATGTTACGGCATAAAGGGTATGGAGTATCAAAACTTGCACTTTTTGCAGCAGCGGTACCTAGTCTTATTAAACGTACCAATTTTCCATATGGACTTGAGAAGGAAACTGTAATTAATATTATTAATCAAACATATGAAGATAGGCCTAAAATGCTGAGTGATTTTGGAGATATATTCTTTTTTCAGCATGTAACTGAACCTTTTGTCAGCTGGTTTTTAAATTTAGGATTTAAAGCAGCAAGCTGGGCAACTATAGAAGTAGCAAATACATGGATACAAGAAGAGTTATTTAAAGATTTAACTTCAATAAGAGTTTCAACACTAATTTTACATGGAATTCATGATAAAATTGTACCATTTGAATTAGGAGAAATACAGGAAAAATCCATTAAAAATTCACTTCTTATACCATTCCAATATAGTGGACATGGTCTGTTTTACGAAGAGAAGGATAAATTTAATAAGGAACTGATGAAATTTTTTTAA
- a CDS encoding nitrogenase component 1 gives MKKEAYYITAEKLIERGKDNIPGELISNTHLIYSSPATLSFNSPGANGFGVKRAALAIPQSIMLLVAPGCCGRNTKALSEGGYSDRMFYLIMNETDIVTGAHLKKIPEAVEEICKLRDKMPSVVMICITCVDALLGTDMERVCRKAMEKVHVPVLPCYMYALTREGRKPPMVHVRQSIYSLLEPMEKKADVVNILGNFAPIEDDSELYDLLHGIGIRKINEISRLKNFDEYMNMSHANFNLVLNKEAMFAARDIMKRLNIPSVELTRLYQIDKIQNQYKIFTNALGTGFDDQVYYDEAREAIDEFKLKYKDMTFAIGEVMNGNPFELSLALIRYGFKVSEIYGYLTNDDFVYMKKIAKLSPKTRIYSNLEPTMLYYDLNKEKIDITIGKDAEYYHPHSVNVPWNQDIQPFGYAGVKKLFGELKHSMDCFNKED, from the coding sequence ATGAAGAAAGAGGCATATTACATTACAGCAGAAAAGTTAATTGAGAGAGGTAAGGATAATATCCCGGGTGAACTAATTTCGAATACGCATTTAATTTACAGTTCGCCAGCAACACTTTCATTTAACTCTCCGGGTGCCAATGGATTTGGTGTTAAACGAGCGGCACTTGCAATCCCTCAATCTATCATGCTTTTGGTGGCGCCTGGATGCTGTGGCAGAAATACAAAGGCTCTAAGTGAAGGTGGATACAGTGACAGAATGTTTTATCTCATAATGAATGAAACGGATATTGTTACGGGGGCGCATTTAAAGAAAATTCCTGAAGCGGTTGAAGAGATATGCAAATTAAGAGACAAGATGCCATCAGTTGTTATGATTTGCATTACATGTGTTGATGCACTTTTGGGAACTGATATGGAACGTGTTTGCAGAAAGGCAATGGAAAAAGTTCATGTACCAGTTCTTCCTTGTTATATGTATGCTCTCACAAGAGAAGGAAGAAAGCCTCCTATGGTGCATGTAAGACAATCTATTTATTCTTTACTTGAACCAATGGAAAAAAAGGCAGATGTAGTTAACATACTTGGAAATTTTGCTCCAATTGAAGATGATTCTGAATTATATGATTTGCTCCATGGAATAGGCATTAGAAAAATAAACGAGATTTCACGGCTTAAAAATTTTGATGAGTATATGAATATGTCTCACGCGAATTTTAATCTTGTGTTAAATAAAGAAGCTATGTTTGCTGCCCGGGATATTATGAAAAGACTCAATATACCGTCTGTAGAACTTACAAGATTATATCAGATAGATAAAATACAAAATCAGTATAAGATTTTTACAAATGCTCTTGGTACAGGTTTTGATGATCAGGTATATTATGATGAAGCAAGGGAAGCTATAGACGAATTTAAACTTAAATACAAAGATATGACATTTGCAATTGGAGAAGTTATGAATGGAAATCCTTTTGAACTTTCTCTGGCACTTATAAGATATGGATTTAAAGTATCCGAGATTTACGGATATCTTACAAATGATGACTTTGTGTACATGAAGAAGATCGCAAAATTGAGTCCTAAAACTAGAATTTATTCAAATCTTGAGCCTACTATGCTTTATTATGACTTAAATAAGGAGAAAATTGATATAACTATAGGAAAGGATGCAGAATACTATCATCCGCATAGTGTAAATGTTCCATGGAATCAGGATATTCAGCCATTTGGATATGCCGGAGTAAAAAAATTGTTTGGAGAGTTAAAACATTCTATGGATTGTTTTAATAAGGAGGACTAG
- a CDS encoding YsnF/AvaK domain-containing protein: MDGIFNNFFGDYGDENNDDKKSKDRKTQDDGRLTLHKEELDINKDRISKGEVDLSKDVVEDHKTVDVPVTHEEVVIERKAINDESSNAPISEEDETIRIPVSEDKVNVNKHTVVTGEISAHKHEVKDTEKVDEKLKREEAHIDSKGDVNVVDNSHEDSHGFQ, from the coding sequence ATGGATGGTATATTTAATAATTTTTTTGGTGATTACGGTGATGAAAATAATGATGATAAAAAAAGTAAGGATAGAAAAACTCAGGATGATGGAAGGCTCACTCTTCATAAAGAAGAACTTGATATAAATAAAGACAGAATTTCAAAAGGTGAAGTTGATTTAAGTAAGGATGTTGTTGAAGATCATAAGACAGTAGATGTACCAGTAACTCATGAAGAGGTTGTTATAGAGAGAAAAGCAATAAACGACGAATCAAGTAATGCTCCAATAAGTGAGGAGGATGAAACGATACGTATACCAGTAAGTGAAGATAAGGTCAATGTAAATAAGCATACTGTTGTAACTGGCGAGATATCTGCTCATAAACATGAAGTTAAAGATACAGAAAAGGTTGATGAAAAACTTAAAAGAGAGGAAGCTCACATAGACTCAAAAGGTGATGTAAATGTAGTAGATAATAGTCATGAAGACAGTCATGGTTTTCAATAA
- a CDS encoding YsnF/AvaK domain-containing protein, giving the protein MKIREEKLNISKEKVQTGKVSIHKEILTEKKNITVPIKKEQLVIEKTKYDPKDGKPRISETIRIPISGERVEVKKNPIVLQSVSCSKNKYKKVEHINEVIKKEVPHISIKGNVKVIDDGIYTK; this is encoded by the coding sequence ATGAAAATTCGCGAAGAAAAATTAAATATATCTAAGGAAAAAGTACAGACTGGGAAAGTATCTATCCATAAAGAAATTTTGACTGAGAAAAAGAATATTACTGTACCTATAAAAAAAGAACAGCTTGTAATTGAAAAAACCAAATATGATCCTAAAGATGGGAAACCGCGTATAAGTGAAACTATCAGAATACCTATAAGTGGGGAACGTGTAGAAGTAAAAAAGAATCCAATAGTTTTACAATCTGTTTCATGTAGTAAAAATAAATACAAAAAAGTAGAGCATATAAATGAAGTTATAAAAAAAGAGGTACCACATATAAGTATTAAAGGTAATGTTAAAGTTATAGACGATGGAATTTATACGAAATAA
- a CDS encoding serpin family protein, with protein sequence MFKLKSIGLTFLSFIIASSTSVCYMQNVKASSKSIVQKQWSEKKYINSRKVWKLTFRQGLLVDPSSLNNYITVTDSTGTKIDVFIIEANFGQNVLIYPPRDGYDPKKTYYLNISNNLNFYNKSNSSFENLNKPITMKFTVNDIRTINVDNNSLVTESNNKFSCDLIKQLINKNKDKNIIISPLGIETILAETQNGAKGQTKDEILNIFELNSADDKTINEQFYNLLNYYNNSFSSRLNVTNSTWVNKDTTLNDQFVDTSKKYYNSEIKTLDFKDKDSVNVINNWVSQSTDGQIKKILNQLRENEKTILINSANFNGTWLDEFNPSYTNQENFNLSNGKKIYIDNLEDKRVCNYLKGDNFKAISLPYYGGLEMDLFLPDKGIDINNFILTLNKDNINKWMNDFYDAKVNMKIPKFKFSYEENNLANMLKTLGINTAFDKQKADFSGISSKEPLYISNIQHNAYINIDEKGTETSAITLQNMTGTLPPKQYENDDFFIDRPFIFTIRDHNTGTILFIGKVENPSNN encoded by the coding sequence ATGTTTAAATTAAAATCAATTGGATTAACTTTTCTATCTTTTATAATTGCATCATCAACTTCAGTATGCTATATGCAAAATGTAAAAGCTAGTAGTAAATCCATAGTTCAAAAACAATGGTCAGAAAAAAAATATATTAACTCAAGAAAAGTATGGAAATTAACTTTTAGACAAGGATTACTAGTTGATCCTTCATCTTTGAATAATTATATAACTGTAACAGATTCAACTGGCACTAAAATCGATGTCTTTATAATTGAAGCTAATTTCGGGCAAAATGTTTTAATATATCCTCCAAGAGATGGATATGATCCTAAAAAAACTTATTATCTAAATATATCTAATAATTTAAACTTCTACAATAAATCTAACTCATCTTTTGAAAATCTTAACAAACCAATAACAATGAAATTTACTGTTAATGATATCAGAACAATAAACGTAGATAATAACAGTCTTGTTACTGAATCAAATAATAAATTTTCTTGTGATTTAATAAAACAGTTGATAAATAAAAATAAAGATAAAAACATAATAATATCTCCATTGGGTATAGAAACTATCCTCGCTGAAACTCAAAATGGTGCAAAAGGTCAAACAAAAGATGAAATATTAAACATATTTGAATTAAACTCAGCAGATGACAAAACTATAAATGAACAATTTTACAACCTATTAAACTATTATAATAATTCATTTTCATCAAGATTAAATGTAACAAATTCAACATGGGTCAATAAAGATACAACTTTAAATGATCAATTTGTCGATACTTCAAAAAAATATTATAATTCAGAAATAAAAACATTGGATTTTAAAGATAAGGATTCAGTAAATGTTATAAATAATTGGGTAAGCCAAAGTACAGATGGTCAGATAAAAAAAATACTAAATCAATTAAGGGAAAATGAAAAAACAATTTTAATTAATTCTGCAAATTTTAATGGAACCTGGCTTGATGAGTTTAATCCATCCTATACCAATCAAGAGAATTTTAATCTGTCGAATGGTAAAAAAATATATATAGACAACCTTGAGGATAAACGAGTATGCAATTATTTGAAGGGAGATAATTTTAAAGCTATAAGTCTTCCATATTACGGTGGTTTAGAAATGGACTTGTTTTTACCTGATAAAGGAATTGATATAAATAATTTTATATTAACCCTGAATAAAGACAATATAAATAAATGGATGAACGATTTTTATGATGCGAAAGTTAATATGAAAATACCAAAATTTAAATTTAGCTATGAGGAAAACAATCTGGCAAATATGCTTAAAACTCTTGGTATAAATACCGCCTTTGATAAACAAAAAGCAGATTTTAGTGGAATTTCGAGTAAAGAACCTCTTTATATAAGTAATATACAACATAATGCCTATATAAATATAGATGAAAAAGGAACAGAAACCTCAGCTATAACCCTACAGAATATGACAGGAACATTACCTCCAAAACAATATGAAAATGATGACTTCTTTATTGACAGACCATTTATTTTTACAATACGAGATCATAATACGGGAACCATACTATTTATTGGTAAGGTTGAAAATCCTTCTAATAACTAG
- a CDS encoding HAD family hydrolase, with protein MANIIAVVWDFDKTLVNGYMQDPIFEHYKVDGKKFWKEVSSLPEKYMKEQNVRVNEDTIYLNQFIEYVKNGTFKGLNNKTLREYGKRLNFYNGIPDIFEKTKNLISDNPKYREYDIKLEHYIISTGIVEVIRGSCVMPFVEDVWGCEFIEDHDENGNTVISEIGYTIDNTSKTRALFEINKGVRKLEKVNVNTKISEEFRRVHFKNMIYIADGPSDIPAFSVVNKNGGATFAIYPKANMEALHQVEQMRIDGRVNMYAEADYSEGTTAYLWLTNKILEFADRIRESEKVRISHLIADTPKHLE; from the coding sequence ATGGCTAATATTATTGCTGTAGTCTGGGATTTTGATAAAACTTTAGTAAATGGTTATATGCAGGATCCAATCTTTGAACATTATAAGGTTGATGGTAAAAAATTTTGGAAAGAAGTTAGCTCACTTCCTGAGAAATATATGAAAGAGCAGAATGTTAGAGTAAATGAGGATACTATATATTTGAATCAGTTTATAGAGTATGTAAAGAATGGTACATTTAAAGGCTTAAATAATAAAACTTTACGTGAATATGGTAAAAGGCTTAATTTTTATAATGGAATTCCAGATATTTTTGAAAAGACAAAGAATTTGATTTCAGACAATCCTAAATATAGAGAATATGATATAAAATTGGAGCATTACATAATAAGTACTGGTATAGTAGAGGTTATAAGAGGTTCATGCGTTATGCCATTTGTTGAAGATGTGTGGGGATGTGAGTTCATTGAAGACCATGATGAAAACGGAAATACTGTAATTAGTGAAATAGGATATACGATTGATAATACTTCTAAAACAAGAGCCCTTTTTGAGATAAATAAAGGTGTACGCAAATTAGAAAAAGTAAATGTCAATACAAAAATTTCTGAAGAGTTCAGGCGTGTACATTTTAAGAATATGATATATATAGCAGATGGACCTAGTGATATACCGGCATTTTCAGTGGTTAACAAAAATGGAGGAGCAACTTTTGCGATTTACCCAAAGGCGAATATGGAGGCACTTCATCAAGTAGAGCAGATGAGAATTGATGGCAGAGTTAATATGTATGCAGAAGCTGATTATTCTGAAGGAACTACAGCATATTTATGGCTCACAAATAAAATATTAGAATTTGCAGATAGAATAAGAGAAAGTGAAAAGGTGAGGATTTCTCATTTGATTGCGGATACGCCAAAACATTTGGAATAG